The following proteins are encoded in a genomic region of Neomicrococcus aestuarii:
- a CDS encoding GNAT family N-acetyltransferase, producing the protein MSESSLQASASTNGERKVALREGLRLEEFLPEIQADGTPSDRTVGFLNAMRSGFYEKRASAEEIRRTGTVYANEPIGFVAVYDDAAQEADEFSYSGSFPIATFGHYEKSFNIGGPELVPAHLITMVTVAASHRRQGILSAMMRHSLDAAVEAGRPVALLTASESAIYGRFGFGIATREAKYELNCAGGLRFKSPSVGTVTNADPSKIGDVAATIFARAHAQNPGSVDRQGTYLEYKTGRWSDDVTVPNRTLRALIYRGPSGEPEGFVTYAFNGWGWKPPTIGIRNFVAASDSAELALWEHLANLDLIEKIVWPKAPVDTALFYALEDSGALNTVSVDHHLWVRVLDVPRALTSRSWLADGDFSLRVRDRWGYAEGTFSVSIRGGVASVGLLDNPDQAADMGLDVATLGALMLGDTSVSQLVRAGLIDVTVPPAALDALWATAVKPFCNTGF; encoded by the coding sequence ATGTCCGAAAGTTCACTGCAAGCGAGTGCGAGTACCAACGGGGAACGCAAGGTTGCGTTGCGCGAGGGGCTTCGGCTCGAGGAATTCTTGCCCGAAATTCAGGCGGACGGAACGCCCTCTGACCGCACCGTAGGATTCCTCAACGCCATGCGATCGGGATTCTACGAAAAGCGAGCCAGTGCCGAGGAAATTCGACGCACGGGAACGGTTTACGCGAATGAGCCGATCGGATTTGTAGCTGTTTACGACGACGCTGCTCAAGAAGCCGACGAATTCTCCTATTCAGGGTCGTTTCCCATTGCGACTTTTGGGCACTATGAAAAGTCTTTTAACATCGGTGGGCCAGAGCTCGTTCCGGCTCATCTGATTACCATGGTGACCGTTGCGGCATCGCACCGTCGACAGGGGATTCTCTCCGCCATGATGCGCCACAGCCTCGATGCTGCGGTGGAAGCCGGGCGACCCGTCGCTTTGTTAACCGCGTCAGAATCTGCGATTTATGGACGCTTTGGCTTTGGAATCGCCACTCGAGAAGCCAAATATGAGCTGAATTGCGCCGGTGGTTTGCGTTTTAAGTCGCCGTCCGTGGGGACTGTAACTAATGCTGATCCTTCGAAGATTGGTGATGTTGCGGCTACGATCTTCGCTCGCGCTCATGCTCAGAATCCCGGCTCTGTTGATCGCCAGGGCACCTATCTTGAATACAAGACCGGCCGCTGGAGCGACGACGTCACCGTCCCGAACCGTACGTTGCGCGCGCTCATTTATCGTGGGCCGTCCGGTGAACCCGAAGGTTTCGTGACCTATGCCTTCAACGGCTGGGGCTGGAAGCCGCCGACTATCGGTATTCGAAACTTCGTCGCCGCAAGTGACTCCGCCGAGCTCGCTTTGTGGGAGCACCTGGCCAATTTGGACCTGATCGAAAAGATCGTTTGGCCGAAGGCGCCCGTGGATACCGCCCTGTTCTATGCCTTGGAAGACTCCGGCGCCTTGAACACCGTGTCTGTTGACCACCATCTATGGGTACGGGTGCTTGATGTCCCGCGGGCGCTGACTTCGCGTTCATGGTTGGCCGACGGTGACTTCAGTCTTCGCGTCCGCGACCGGTGGGGTTACGCGGAAGGGACCTTTTCCGTTTCCATCCGTGGAGGCGTCGCTAGCGTTGGCCTCTTAGACAATCCCGATCAGGCCGCCGATATGGGACTTGATGTTGCGACGCTAGGCGCGCTCATGCTGGGCGATACGAGTGTCAGCCAACTTGTGCGAGCTGGATTGATCGATGTCACGGTCCCGCCAGCCGCACTGGATGCTTTGTGGGCTACGGCAGTGAAGCCGTTCTGTAATACAGGGTTCTGA
- a CDS encoding DUF6318 family protein, translated as MAKPQEATPTSPAKNIPEPVMPAAAKKNTAEGLEAFTRYWFEVHNYAQKTGDTKQMMALCVEESAFCDHRKESVDQFTERNAWMIDGDTIISTYFSDQSETPAGYKVSIVEIDQEGRKVYNSDGPIVEANLKSTSGAFESYSIWRDGGWRFLAIDPIDGVEYEQR; from the coding sequence GTGGCCAAGCCTCAAGAAGCTACTCCGACATCGCCAGCCAAGAACATTCCGGAACCAGTCATGCCGGCCGCGGCCAAGAAGAACACGGCCGAAGGGCTAGAGGCGTTTACTCGGTACTGGTTTGAGGTGCACAACTACGCGCAGAAGACCGGTGACACGAAGCAGATGATGGCGCTTTGTGTGGAGGAGAGTGCTTTTTGCGATCACCGAAAAGAATCCGTCGACCAATTTACCGAGCGAAATGCATGGATGATCGATGGCGACACGATCATCAGCACCTACTTTTCAGACCAATCCGAAACGCCGGCAGGCTACAAAGTATCGATTGTTGAAATCGACCAAGAAGGTCGAAAAGTATACAACTCCGACGGGCCGATCGTAGAGGCTAATTTGAAGTCCACTTCGGGTGCCTTTGAATCCTATTCAATTTGGCGCGATGGGGGCTGGAGATTTCTGGCTATAGACCCAATTGACGGAGTGGAGTACGAACAACGATGA
- the rpsA gene encoding 30S ribosomal protein S1, with protein sequence MTITTNEKTGTPQVAVNDIGTEEDFLAAIDATIKYFNDGDLVEGTVVKVDRDEVLLDIGYKTEGVIPSRELSIKHDVDPDDVVAVGDSVEALVLTKEDKEGRLILSKKRAQYERAWGDIEKIKEEDGVVTGTVIEVVKGGLILDIGLRGFLPASLVEMRRVRDLDPYIGQQIDAKIIELDKNRNNVVLSRRAWLEQTQSEVRSTFLNKLEKGQVRPGVVSSIVNFGAFVDLGGVDGLVHVSELSWKHIDHPSEVVEVGKEVTVEVLEVDLDRERVSLSLKATQEDPWQTFARTHALGQVVPGKVTKLVPFGAFVRVEDGIEGLVHISELAVRHVDLAEQVVSVGDELFVKVIDIDLERRRISLSLKQANEGVDPEGTEFDPALYGMAAEYDEEGNYKYPQGFDPESNEWLEGFETQRAAWEQQYAEAQERWEAHKKQVAQHLAEDAAAATSEGSSEPAQTSYSSEAPAAEQGTLASDEALAALREKLTGN encoded by the coding sequence ATGACCATCACCACCAACGAGAAGACCGGTACGCCACAAGTCGCAGTAAACGACATTGGTACCGAAGAAGACTTCCTCGCCGCCATCGACGCCACCATCAAGTACTTCAATGATGGCGATCTCGTCGAAGGCACCGTCGTTAAGGTCGACCGCGATGAAGTTCTGCTCGACATCGGATACAAGACCGAGGGTGTTATTCCTTCCCGCGAGCTTTCCATCAAGCACGACGTTGATCCAGATGACGTTGTTGCAGTCGGCGATTCCGTCGAGGCCCTTGTTCTCACGAAAGAAGACAAGGAAGGCCGCCTGATTCTCTCCAAGAAGCGCGCACAGTACGAGCGTGCCTGGGGCGACATCGAGAAGATCAAGGAAGAAGATGGTGTTGTTACCGGCACCGTTATCGAAGTTGTCAAGGGTGGACTCATCCTCGATATCGGACTTCGCGGCTTCCTCCCAGCATCGCTTGTTGAGATGCGCCGCGTCCGCGATCTTGACCCATACATCGGTCAGCAGATCGACGCCAAGATCATTGAACTCGACAAGAACCGCAACAACGTTGTGCTTTCCCGTCGTGCATGGCTTGAGCAGACGCAGTCTGAGGTTCGCTCCACCTTCCTCAACAAGCTTGAGAAGGGTCAGGTTCGCCCAGGCGTCGTTTCCTCCATCGTCAACTTTGGTGCATTCGTGGACCTTGGCGGCGTAGACGGTCTCGTCCACGTTTCCGAGCTCTCCTGGAAGCACATCGACCACCCATCTGAGGTTGTCGAAGTTGGCAAGGAAGTTACCGTTGAGGTTCTCGAAGTTGATCTCGATCGTGAGCGCGTTTCGCTCTCGCTCAAGGCAACGCAGGAGGATCCATGGCAGACCTTCGCTCGTACCCACGCTCTTGGACAGGTTGTCCCAGGTAAGGTTACGAAGCTCGTTCCATTCGGTGCGTTTGTTCGCGTTGAAGACGGAATCGAAGGCCTTGTTCACATCTCCGAGCTTGCAGTTCGCCACGTTGACCTTGCTGAGCAGGTTGTCTCCGTTGGTGACGAGCTCTTCGTCAAGGTCATCGACATCGACCTCGAGCGTCGCCGCATCTCGCTCTCCCTCAAGCAGGCTAACGAGGGCGTCGATCCAGAAGGCACCGAATTCGATCCAGCACTCTACGGCATGGCTGCAGAGTACGACGAAGAGGGCAACTACAAGTACCCACAAGGCTTCGACCCAGAGTCGAACGAGTGGCTCGAAGGCTTCGAGACGCAGCGCGCCGCTTGGGAGCAGCAGTACGCTGAGGCTCAGGAGCGTTGGGAAGCCCACAAGAAGCAGGTTGCACAGCACCTCGCCGAAGATGCAGCTGCAGCAACGTCTGAGGGTTCTTCCGAGCCAGCACAGACCAGCTACTCTTCTGAGGCTCCAGCCGCAGAGCAGGGCACCTTGGCATCTGACGAAGCACTTGCAGCGCTTCGCGAGAAGCTCACGGGCAACTAA
- a CDS encoding DinB family protein: MLFSFLDYYRAVIRRKAEGLSDAEVRTTCPPSSMNLIGMIKHLAFVEDYWFGHRLAGNEPCHPWDLAPWQQDPDWDWNSAIDDSQHEVFALFDRAVDASRSIQSRIDTLSARVARPSAGEEDMTFRWILVHMIEEYARHAGHADLLRERLDGQTGD; the protein is encoded by the coding sequence ATGCTCTTCAGTTTTCTGGATTATTACCGGGCTGTGATTCGGCGCAAGGCCGAAGGGCTCTCGGACGCAGAGGTTAGGACGACATGCCCTCCTAGCAGTATGAACCTCATCGGAATGATCAAGCATTTGGCTTTCGTGGAGGACTATTGGTTTGGACACCGTCTCGCGGGCAATGAACCGTGCCATCCTTGGGACTTGGCGCCGTGGCAACAGGATCCTGACTGGGACTGGAATTCGGCGATAGACGATTCTCAACATGAAGTATTTGCGCTGTTTGATAGGGCAGTTGATGCGTCACGGAGTATTCAATCCAGGATTGACACGTTATCTGCCCGGGTTGCGCGGCCTAGTGCCGGGGAAGAGGATATGACGTTCCGATGGATTCTCGTTCATATGATCGAGGAGTACGCCAGACACGCTGGGCACGCGGATCTTCTGCGCGAGAGACTTGACGGACAGACAGGGGACTAG
- a CDS encoding class I SAM-dependent methyltransferase, translating to MTDGGQDMYNLDLLGQDVSQGEITRDFDFSALSRWPEPEADNLQGSDATDELLLDTADILSALTRSNGQDELRIVTLNDGFGALSLPLQQFARGNSLNWTITAWNDSLSREQAISNNATQLGLPSPVATQLKLQEVVSGAVVILIQAPRSLSELRQLIEATALAASADVLVLVGGRQKYLTLSINDVLGEYFNEVRAGRARSKSRVIAATGKRPLPENYVSAFPVRSEPKTLAGIPLKLAAYGATFGGTNIDPGTRFFLETLKLTFGDSAEFPDSIVDLGCGNGTISSFFPLQFPKFSGRMLATDSSRDAVAATQETAILNNEADRVVAVRDDAMSTFPDKSEELILLNPPFHVGNTVDPNIALKLFRASARVLKNNGELWCVWNSHLNYKHDLNRIVGPTTEIAKNRKFTVTRSLKRA from the coding sequence GTGACTGATGGCGGACAAGATATGTACAACCTAGATCTTCTGGGCCAAGACGTTTCGCAGGGAGAAATCACCAGGGACTTCGATTTCAGTGCTCTGAGTCGGTGGCCGGAACCTGAGGCCGACAATCTGCAAGGCTCTGATGCCACCGATGAACTGCTTCTCGACACAGCCGATATCCTCTCTGCGCTGACGCGCAGCAACGGGCAAGACGAACTTAGAATCGTCACGCTCAATGACGGCTTTGGAGCACTATCCTTGCCACTCCAACAGTTCGCCCGAGGAAACTCGCTCAACTGGACCATCACAGCCTGGAACGATTCCCTTTCACGCGAACAGGCAATCAGCAACAACGCGACTCAACTTGGCCTTCCTTCCCCTGTTGCCACACAGCTGAAGCTACAGGAGGTGGTGAGCGGCGCCGTCGTCATCCTCATTCAGGCACCTCGTTCTCTGAGCGAGCTACGGCAATTAATCGAAGCCACCGCTCTAGCCGCAAGCGCAGACGTGTTGGTGCTCGTTGGAGGGCGGCAAAAATACCTCACGCTGTCGATCAATGACGTGCTAGGCGAGTATTTCAATGAGGTACGAGCGGGACGCGCTCGTAGCAAGTCAAGAGTCATCGCAGCAACAGGCAAACGACCACTTCCGGAAAACTATGTCTCAGCCTTTCCAGTACGGTCAGAACCCAAGACACTAGCGGGTATCCCACTGAAATTGGCCGCCTACGGCGCAACCTTTGGTGGGACGAACATTGATCCTGGCACGAGGTTCTTCCTAGAGACCCTAAAGCTCACCTTTGGCGATTCCGCGGAATTTCCTGACTCCATTGTCGATCTTGGCTGTGGAAATGGAACCATTTCAAGCTTCTTCCCGCTTCAATTCCCAAAATTCTCAGGACGCATGCTTGCCACCGACTCATCGCGCGACGCCGTGGCTGCGACTCAAGAAACAGCAATCCTCAATAACGAGGCGGACCGTGTAGTCGCCGTCCGGGACGACGCCATGAGCACGTTTCCGGATAAGTCTGAAGAGCTAATACTGCTCAATCCGCCGTTTCATGTGGGGAACACCGTCGACCCCAACATCGCACTCAAACTCTTCAGAGCCTCCGCGCGCGTATTAAAGAACAATGGTGAACTTTGGTGTGTGTGGAATTCACACTTGAACTACAAGCATGACTTGAACAGGATCGTCGGGCCAACCACTGAGATCGCAAAGAACAGGAAGTTCACGGTCACACGATCACTCAAACGTGCCTAG
- a CDS encoding IMPACT family protein, which produces MSSSTSVASQHVYWVPKESTETIHEIDIKRSRFIAYANRVESVDESRELLGRIRRAHFDARHHCSALSIGSKREIQRSSDDGEPSGTAGVPMLDAITQRAMPDGNNTLSDVFVVVVRYFGGTLLGAGGLVRAYSEAVSRVLDEMPLNKRALVQKFSVLTTAADAGRLNFGLRNHGIEVLDTSYGADSVRIEVGVFHEPEAISRLHEVVASISSGSAQVDARESTWIDLGR; this is translated from the coding sequence ATGTCCTCTTCCACCTCCGTCGCCTCGCAGCATGTGTATTGGGTGCCGAAGGAAAGCACAGAGACTATCCACGAAATAGACATCAAACGATCCCGTTTCATTGCTTACGCCAACCGAGTTGAGAGCGTAGATGAATCCCGCGAATTATTAGGCCGAATTCGCCGTGCACACTTTGATGCCAGGCATCATTGCAGCGCCCTCAGTATTGGTTCGAAGCGGGAAATTCAACGAAGTTCTGATGATGGAGAGCCTTCGGGAACCGCCGGGGTGCCGATGTTAGACGCGATTACCCAGCGAGCCATGCCTGATGGAAATAACACTCTCAGTGACGTGTTCGTCGTAGTGGTGAGGTACTTCGGAGGAACGTTACTAGGAGCGGGTGGACTGGTCCGGGCGTATTCCGAGGCCGTATCACGTGTACTGGACGAAATGCCCCTGAATAAACGGGCACTTGTGCAGAAGTTCTCGGTGTTGACCACGGCAGCCGATGCAGGTCGACTGAACTTTGGCCTAAGAAATCACGGAATTGAAGTACTTGATACCAGCTACGGCGCCGATAGCGTTCGAATAGAAGTCGGAGTATTCCACGAACCGGAGGCTATCTCCCGGCTACATGAGGTCGTTGCGAGTATTTCTTCGGGAAGCGCACAAGTGGACGCAAGAGAATCTACGTGGATTGATCTGGGAAGGTAA
- the coaE gene encoding dephospho-CoA kinase, translated as MNTESQTKKRLMIGLTGGIASGKSAAARRFQKLGAILIDADQISRDVVAKGTPALKDIVSSFGPEVLTPEGTLNRPVLGAIVFSDEQKREQLNAIVHPRVREESARLISAAPAGSVIVQDIPLLVETGQEKSFDIVVVVEAPIEERIRRMTEDRGMSREDALARISAQASDSERAKIADVILDNSGSLEDLKDSVDRFWNEHVANESPAGVQRSEDR; from the coding sequence GTGAATACCGAATCGCAGACTAAGAAACGGTTGATGATTGGCCTCACCGGCGGCATAGCCTCTGGAAAATCTGCGGCAGCGCGTCGCTTTCAGAAACTTGGCGCCATATTGATCGACGCAGATCAGATTTCTCGTGACGTTGTTGCCAAGGGAACGCCGGCGCTTAAGGACATTGTCTCAAGTTTCGGTCCTGAGGTTCTCACGCCAGAAGGAACCCTAAATAGGCCAGTTCTGGGTGCAATAGTCTTCTCAGATGAGCAGAAACGGGAACAACTGAATGCGATTGTGCATCCTAGGGTCCGCGAAGAATCGGCACGCTTGATCTCGGCTGCTCCAGCCGGATCTGTCATCGTTCAAGACATCCCATTGTTGGTAGAGACGGGTCAGGAAAAGAGCTTTGACATCGTCGTAGTGGTTGAAGCGCCGATCGAGGAACGGATCCGGCGCATGACAGAGGACCGCGGAATGTCGAGGGAGGACGCGCTTGCTCGAATAAGTGCGCAGGCGTCAGACAGTGAGCGGGCGAAGATCGCCGATGTCATTCTCGACAATTCAGGTTCTCTAGAAGACCTAAAAGATTCCGTAGATCGTTTTTGGAACGAGCACGTAGCTAATGAGTCACCTGCTGGTGTCCAAAGGAGTGAAGATAGATGA
- a CDS encoding HNH endonuclease signature motif containing protein, translating to MAELAVTYHLAQELDISEYEAAALMRRAHSAVHVFPMLQQKISAGEVPRRAVEHAIDEIEKITPPPVDTPLPDEQGNYHPDELTRFENDVKAAQEQVEAMKNQLASFLESRLTGKTAWQVKKLAENWRKRHHLKSPAAAHKVARENRFISIQSGDDGMSYVNAYIPTVAAEALQRRLDKAVEQARLKDPKDPRSTDETRTDAFLNLILPSPAIRKEQEIQEAQGREPEWITDESWLESISATIAVLIPSSVLTGVQGAPATSNLLPESHENPAAALAPENRWAEGERFGTIDPDSARELARRATVWRRLIEDPLNGSVNGIDTYQPSREQRDALLWRDRFCRVPGCQRPGRSCDADHLHEAQDGGKTTLENLALLCRKHHRLKSLGHLRIRSGKNGELTITDRFGLSVKSRPWESLDDSPTRTFRRRSYRSLNDAA from the coding sequence ATGGCCGAGCTTGCAGTCACCTATCATTTGGCTCAAGAGCTAGATATTTCAGAGTACGAGGCGGCGGCCTTGATGCGCAGGGCGCATTCAGCAGTTCACGTGTTTCCCATGCTTCAGCAAAAGATTTCTGCTGGTGAGGTACCGCGCCGGGCCGTTGAGCACGCGATCGACGAGATTGAAAAGATCACTCCGCCGCCTGTTGATACGCCTCTTCCCGATGAGCAGGGCAACTACCACCCTGACGAACTCACGCGATTTGAGAACGACGTCAAGGCAGCGCAAGAACAGGTCGAGGCGATGAAAAATCAGCTTGCGTCCTTCCTTGAGAGTCGCCTCACCGGAAAGACCGCCTGGCAAGTCAAGAAGTTGGCTGAGAACTGGCGAAAAAGACACCATCTCAAGAGTCCAGCGGCTGCTCATAAAGTTGCCCGAGAGAACCGCTTCATCTCAATTCAGTCCGGCGACGACGGAATGTCATATGTGAACGCCTACATACCAACCGTTGCGGCTGAAGCACTCCAGCGCCGACTTGACAAAGCAGTAGAACAAGCCCGGCTCAAGGATCCCAAGGATCCGCGATCTACCGATGAAACGCGTACCGATGCCTTCCTAAATCTCATTCTGCCGAGTCCTGCAATCCGTAAAGAGCAGGAAATTCAAGAAGCTCAAGGTCGCGAACCGGAATGGATTACCGATGAATCATGGCTCGAGAGCATTTCTGCAACAATTGCCGTTCTGATCCCGTCAAGTGTATTGACCGGGGTCCAGGGAGCGCCCGCAACGTCCAATCTCCTGCCGGAAAGCCATGAGAATCCGGCCGCCGCTCTCGCTCCGGAGAACCGTTGGGCTGAAGGTGAGAGGTTCGGAACGATCGATCCGGACTCTGCGAGGGAACTGGCACGACGGGCAACGGTATGGCGCCGACTCATCGAAGATCCGCTCAATGGATCGGTGAACGGAATTGATACATATCAACCGAGTCGCGAACAACGAGACGCGTTACTGTGGCGGGATCGATTTTGCAGGGTTCCCGGTTGCCAGCGACCCGGGCGATCCTGCGATGCCGACCATTTGCACGAAGCCCAAGATGGCGGGAAAACAACCTTGGAGAACCTAGCTCTGCTCTGCAGAAAGCACCATCGCCTCAAATCACTGGGTCACCTGCGCATCCGCTCTGGAAAAAACGGTGAGCTGACCATCACGGACAGGTTTGGGCTCAGTGTGAAGAGTCGCCCATGGGAAAGTTTGGACGATTCGCCGACAAGAACATTTCGCCGACGCTCCTATCGGTCACTCAATGATGCTGCTTAG
- the uvrB gene encoding excinuclease ABC subunit UvrB, translating into MSLAQQINRVVAPFEVISEYQPAGDQPQAIKELAERVNNGEKDVVLLGATGTGKSATTAWLIEQIQRPTLVMVQNKTLAAQLANEFRELLPNNAVEYFVSYYDYYQPEAYVPQTDTFIEKDSSINEEVERLRHSATNALLTRRDVVVVATVSCIYGLGTPEEYIRGMVTLTKGAELNRDDMLRQFVQMQYSRNDMDFHRGTFRVRGDTVEIIPMYEEQAIRIEFFGDEIENIYTLHPLTGEIIREEQEMYVFPASHYVAGADRMNRAITSIEDELQQRLKEFESQNKLVEAQRLRMRTTYDLEMMQQMGFCNGIENYSRHIDGRPQGSAPHCLLDYFPDDFVLVIDESHVTVPQIGAMYEGDMSRKRTLVEHGFRLPSAMDNRPLKWDEFLERIGQTVYLSATPGKYELGKADGVVQQIIRPTGLVDPEIVVKPTKGQIDDLLDEIRTRTDKNERVLVTTLTKRMAEDLTDYLTENGVKVQYLHSDVDTLRRVELLRELRLGTFDVLVGINLLREGLDLPEVSLVAILDADKEGFLRSATSLIQTIGRAARNVSGEVHMYADRITDSMAKAIEETNRRREIQVAHNKEHGIDPQPLRKKIADITDQLAREDADTQELLAKNKGSKSASKAAEGIRKDGLAAAPAEDLVDLIEQMSQQMHGAAEELQFELAARLRDEIADLKKELRQMQKAGHA; encoded by the coding sequence ATGAGTCTTGCCCAACAGATCAATCGTGTAGTTGCACCCTTTGAGGTCATCAGCGAGTACCAGCCGGCCGGCGATCAGCCACAAGCCATCAAGGAACTTGCAGAGCGCGTCAACAACGGCGAGAAAGACGTCGTCCTTTTGGGCGCCACCGGTACCGGTAAGAGCGCAACGACGGCGTGGCTCATCGAGCAGATTCAACGCCCAACGCTTGTGATGGTCCAGAACAAGACCCTCGCGGCGCAGCTGGCTAATGAGTTCCGAGAACTCCTGCCGAATAACGCGGTGGAGTACTTCGTGAGCTACTACGACTACTACCAGCCAGAAGCGTACGTTCCCCAGACGGACACGTTCATTGAGAAGGATTCAAGCATCAACGAAGAAGTTGAGCGCTTGCGTCACTCGGCAACGAATGCGCTTCTCACGCGCCGGGATGTGGTGGTTGTCGCGACGGTCTCTTGCATCTACGGTCTCGGTACTCCGGAGGAGTACATCCGCGGAATGGTCACTCTGACCAAGGGCGCCGAGCTGAACCGTGATGACATGCTGCGGCAGTTCGTACAGATGCAATATTCGCGCAACGACATGGACTTCCACCGCGGCACCTTCCGGGTCCGTGGAGACACTGTGGAGATCATCCCGATGTACGAAGAGCAAGCCATCAGGATTGAGTTCTTCGGCGATGAGATCGAGAACATCTACACGCTTCATCCGCTCACTGGCGAGATCATTCGTGAAGAGCAGGAAATGTACGTGTTCCCGGCATCGCACTATGTCGCTGGAGCGGACCGTATGAACCGGGCGATCACCAGTATCGAGGATGAGCTCCAACAGAGGCTCAAGGAGTTCGAGAGCCAGAACAAGCTGGTGGAGGCTCAGCGCCTCAGAATGCGCACCACTTATGATCTCGAGATGATGCAGCAGATGGGTTTCTGCAACGGTATCGAGAACTATTCACGTCACATTGATGGTCGTCCGCAGGGTAGCGCGCCGCACTGTCTACTCGATTATTTCCCCGATGACTTTGTACTTGTTATCGATGAGTCCCACGTAACGGTTCCGCAGATCGGCGCCATGTATGAGGGTGACATGTCCCGCAAGCGCACCTTGGTGGAGCACGGCTTCCGACTCCCGAGCGCTATGGACAACCGTCCGCTCAAGTGGGATGAGTTCCTCGAGCGCATCGGACAGACGGTCTACTTGAGCGCCACGCCTGGAAAGTATGAGCTTGGCAAGGCTGACGGTGTGGTGCAGCAGATCATCCGCCCGACTGGCTTGGTTGATCCGGAGATCGTTGTGAAGCCCACGAAGGGCCAGATTGATGATCTGCTGGACGAGATTCGCACGCGTACGGACAAGAACGAACGTGTCTTGGTGACCACGTTGACCAAGCGCATGGCGGAAGATCTCACGGACTACCTCACGGAAAATGGTGTCAAGGTCCAATACCTGCACTCGGATGTGGACACGCTCCGACGCGTGGAGCTCTTGCGGGAGCTGCGCCTCGGAACGTTTGATGTCCTCGTAGGCATCAACTTGCTTCGCGAGGGCTTGGACCTTCCCGAAGTCAGCTTGGTGGCAATCCTTGACGCTGACAAGGAAGGCTTCCTTCGATCTGCAACGAGTCTTATCCAGACCATCGGTCGTGCGGCGCGTAACGTTTCGGGCGAAGTGCACATGTATGCGGACCGGATTACGGACTCGATGGCGAAAGCGATTGAGGAAACGAACCGTCGTCGTGAAATCCAGGTTGCGCACAACAAAGAGCACGGTATTGACCCGCAGCCGTTGCGCAAGAAGATCGCCGATATCACGGATCAGTTGGCGCGCGAGGATGCGGACACTCAAGAGCTGCTCGCGAAGAACAAGGGTTCAAAGTCGGCAAGTAAGGCCGCGGAGGGTATCCGTAAGGACGGCTTGGCTGCGGCACCGGCTGAGGATCTGGTGGATTTGATTGAGCAGATGTCGCAGCAGATGCATGGCGCTGCGGAAGAGCTTCAGTTCGAGCTCGCGGCCCGCTTGCGCGACGAAATTGCGGATCTGAAGAAGGAACTGCGCCAAATGCAGAAGGCGGGACACGCGTAG